In Acidovorax sp. GBBC 1281, a single window of DNA contains:
- a CDS encoding DMT family transporter → MSARAAGAPGAVGAAPKAWLGEFIVLSALWGASFLFMRLGAAEFGALPAAGLRVGLATLFLWPILLRQGQWPALRRHWRPIMLAGLINSAIPFALFAWAVMHLATGLTSILNATVPLFGALVAWVWLGDRITRLRWLGLALGFIGVALLAWRAPAGVGLKTGHAGWALGACLLASSCYAVAASFARRYLTGIPPLATATGSQLGAALGLALPAIWFWPAQTPGLRAWAAVVALAVLCTGIAYILYFRLIAHAGPSRALAVTFLAPVFAVFYGAVFLHEAVTPWMVGCGLVIVCGTMLSTGLIGPRRRTGAG, encoded by the coding sequence ATGAGCGCGCGGGCGGCCGGCGCGCCGGGGGCCGTGGGCGCGGCGCCCAAGGCGTGGCTGGGCGAGTTCATCGTGCTGTCGGCGCTGTGGGGCGCGTCGTTCCTGTTCATGCGGCTGGGCGCGGCGGAGTTCGGCGCGCTGCCCGCCGCCGGCCTGCGCGTGGGCCTGGCCACGCTCTTCCTGTGGCCGATCCTGCTGCGCCAGGGGCAGTGGCCGGCGCTGCGCCGGCACTGGCGGCCGATCATGCTGGCCGGGCTGATCAACTCCGCCATTCCGTTCGCGCTGTTCGCCTGGGCGGTGATGCACCTGGCGACGGGGCTCACGTCCATCCTGAACGCGACGGTGCCGCTCTTCGGTGCGCTGGTGGCCTGGGTGTGGCTGGGCGACCGCATCACGCGGCTGCGCTGGCTCGGGCTGGCGCTGGGGTTCATCGGCGTGGCGCTGCTGGCCTGGCGGGCGCCGGCGGGCGTGGGCCTGAAGACGGGGCACGCCGGCTGGGCGCTCGGGGCCTGCCTGCTGGCCTCGTCGTGCTACGCGGTGGCCGCGAGCTTCGCGCGCCGCTACCTCACGGGCATTCCGCCCCTGGCCACGGCCACGGGCAGCCAGCTGGGCGCCGCCCTGGGCCTGGCGCTGCCGGCGATCTGGTTCTGGCCCGCGCAGACGCCCGGCCTGCGCGCTTGGGCCGCGGTGGTGGCGCTGGCCGTGCTGTGCACCGGCATCGCCTACATCCTGTACTTTCGCCTGATCGCCCATGCCGGGCCCAGCCGGGCGCTGGCGGTGACCTTCCTGGCGCCGGTGTTCGCGGTGTTCTACGGCGCGGTGTTCCTGCACGAGGCCGTCACGCCGTGGATGGTGGGCTGCGGGCTGGTGATCGTGTGCGGCACGATGCTGTCCACCGGGCTGATCGGGCCGCGGCGGCGCACCGGCGCGGGCTGA
- a CDS encoding acetate--CoA ligase family protein — MNEAIAKLLSPRSVAVIGASADPQKTTGRPVAYLQKHGYSGRILPVNPKVERIGDLPCYPDVASLPEVPDVAVVLLGAERAHQTVRELSARGCAAAIVLASGYTETGEEGAHRQAQLMEAAGRMRILGPNTIGLVNLTDGIVLSPSGALEMDAFPVGGIGVVSQSGGILGSLLSRAAARGIGLSKLISTSNEVDLELADFIDHLADDPATQVIALYVEAVRHPARFRAACLKAARAGKPVVAFKVGRSEAGAQAAVSHTGALAGADRMYDALFKQVGVIRAERFADLLDVPAALCTGRRLRGNRVAILTSTGGAGTLVSDDLGVAGFETPPPDAATAQALRALQTGSEAVLDRNPIDVTLAGLRPDLLRGAITALLASPRYDALVIIVGSSSLAMPELLAGAIQACLPGSDKPVLAYVSPHAPEIGALLTQRGVPAFAAAESCTAALAGMLRASRFEVPGEPGAAALAPGPAAVALEPLPGGPLDEAQAKAVFGRFGVPCAAERVVGTAAEAEAAALELGGPVVLKILSSRITHKSDVGGVAVGLLPQTIGARLDRMADEVEARAGERPDRFLVQQMVGGGTELILGLHRDALGTAVLLGMGGVTAELFQDTALRLLPCEGGRLGALSRAEALSMAQELKTWPLLDGFRGRPCADVQALVDAVVAFSAMAAQLGDRVVEAEINPVFVLPRGQGVCAADGVLVLA; from the coding sequence ATGAACGAAGCCATCGCCAAGCTGCTGTCGCCGCGCAGCGTCGCCGTCATCGGCGCCTCGGCCGACCCGCAAAAGACCACGGGCCGTCCGGTGGCCTATCTGCAAAAGCACGGGTACTCGGGCCGCATCCTGCCGGTCAATCCCAAGGTGGAGCGCATCGGCGACCTGCCCTGCTATCCCGACGTGGCCTCGCTGCCCGAGGTGCCGGACGTGGCCGTGGTGCTGCTGGGTGCCGAGCGCGCGCACCAGACGGTCCGGGAGCTGTCGGCGCGCGGCTGCGCGGCGGCCATCGTGCTGGCCAGCGGCTACACCGAAACCGGCGAGGAAGGCGCGCACCGCCAGGCGCAACTCATGGAGGCGGCCGGCCGCATGCGCATCCTGGGGCCCAACACTATCGGGCTGGTCAACCTGACCGACGGCATCGTGCTCTCGCCCTCCGGCGCGCTGGAGATGGATGCGTTTCCGGTGGGCGGCATCGGCGTGGTGTCGCAAAGCGGCGGCATCCTGGGCTCGCTGCTGTCGCGCGCGGCGGCGCGGGGCATCGGCCTGTCCAAGCTCATATCCACCAGCAACGAGGTGGATCTGGAGCTGGCCGATTTCATCGACCACCTGGCCGACGACCCGGCCACCCAGGTGATCGCGCTGTATGTCGAGGCGGTGCGCCACCCGGCCCGGTTCCGGGCGGCCTGCCTCAAGGCCGCACGTGCCGGCAAGCCGGTGGTGGCCTTCAAGGTGGGGCGCTCAGAGGCAGGGGCGCAGGCCGCCGTGTCGCACACCGGCGCCCTGGCCGGTGCCGACCGCATGTACGACGCGCTGTTCAAGCAGGTGGGCGTGATCCGCGCGGAGCGCTTCGCCGACCTGCTGGACGTGCCGGCCGCGCTGTGCACCGGGCGGCGCCTGCGCGGCAACCGCGTGGCCATCCTCACCTCGACCGGGGGCGCGGGCACGCTGGTGTCCGACGACCTGGGCGTGGCCGGCTTCGAGACCCCCCCGCCCGATGCGGCCACGGCCCAGGCGCTGCGGGCCCTGCAGACCGGCAGCGAGGCGGTGCTGGACCGCAACCCCATCGACGTCACGCTCGCCGGGCTGCGGCCCGACCTGCTGCGGGGCGCCATCACGGCGCTGCTGGCCAGCCCGCGCTACGACGCGCTGGTCATCATCGTCGGCTCCTCCAGCCTGGCGATGCCGGAGCTGCTGGCCGGCGCGATCCAGGCCTGCCTGCCGGGTTCCGACAAGCCGGTGCTGGCCTACGTCAGCCCGCACGCACCGGAGATCGGGGCGCTGCTGACCCAGCGCGGCGTGCCGGCCTTCGCCGCCGCCGAAAGCTGCACCGCCGCGCTGGCCGGCATGCTGCGTGCGAGCCGCTTCGAGGTGCCCGGGGAGCCCGGGGCCGCCGCCCTTGCCCCGGGCCCGGCCGCGGTGGCGCTGGAGCCGTTGCCCGGCGGGCCGCTGGACGAAGCTCAGGCGAAGGCGGTGTTCGGCCGCTTCGGCGTGCCCTGCGCGGCCGAGCGCGTGGTGGGCACGGCGGCCGAGGCCGAGGCCGCCGCGCTCGAACTGGGCGGGCCGGTGGTGCTCAAGATCCTGTCCTCGCGCATCACGCACAAGAGCGACGTGGGCGGCGTGGCCGTGGGCCTGCTGCCGCAGACCATCGGCGCGCGGCTGGACCGGATGGCCGATGAGGTCGAGGCCCGGGCCGGCGAGCGTCCGGACCGGTTTCTGGTCCAGCAGATGGTCGGGGGCGGCACCGAGCTGATCCTCGGCCTGCACCGCGATGCGCTGGGCACCGCCGTGCTGCTGGGCATGGGGGGCGTGACGGCCGAACTGTTCCAGGACACCGCCTTGCGCCTGCTGCCCTGCGAGGGCGGCCGGCTCGGCGCGCTGAGCCGGGCCGAGGCGCTGTCCATGGCGCAGGAGCTCAAGACCTGGCCGCTGCTGGACGGCTTCCGGGGCCGCCCCTGCGCCGATGTGCAGGCGCTGGTGGACGCGGTGGTGGCTTTCTCGGCCATGGCCGCGCAACTGGGCGATCGCGTGGTCGAGGCGGAGATCAACCCGGTGTTCGTCCTGCCCCGGGGCCAGGGCGTGTGCGCCGCGGACGGCGTGCTGGTGCTGGCGTGA
- a CDS encoding sensor domain-containing protein, whose product MPWAAKVFSLRRRTMGYEIFFLGGLHLLLIAVLALLPGAELLQPSRRTRVQAGLAGGLASVLIMVFTWAFDPLYAELPHPTVTAVCTVMFGPLAGALAAGVTAVGFWGLSAGPLPAGLGAIGAVFAIGLLWRGARQATGLNLWVVIVAVAACLPPCMLFWREGLAGFLPEGDLMPWLQQLPWRYGMGFLILGGGTQLLCSRARALQTLRQQEQELLMALDATGGGRWEWDVPQRRFSYRGSFYQAFGLEDRDIRRGASTAARDASDWQRWNERRHPDDAARLATYLQRTMEGHEDSFNAEFRMQDIHGRWRWVIARGQVAERDAHGQPLRLVGMDLDVTSLHEMQEALRLSEVKYTTIYQMLPDPAGVTRLSDGCYLDVNEAFTELLGYTREQAVGRTSIELDIWAHPEQRAQMVALHRRDGYVDRMPMVAQRGNRPIPGLMSARPVTVSGQECIVFVFHDMTAEERSRAQLMDANRLLQQAGRMARMGAWEHIVGEGLVYWSDVSYAIHGLPPDAPLPRTDYLERFVVPQFREALRERFRQCVVDQAEWSMQVQIQRADDGRHIWVTASAEPVLENGHVTRVRGVIQDIDESRRATERLSQSEDRFARVFRLMPYPMGLSRRADGAYIDVNPAWEAMLGIPRDEVIGRTAIELGIFTPEERAALLESVQDRTAINGLEITVHTRHDGSRTVLQSMHATEIDGVPAWLFSVHDITERKRMEDQVREREALLSLTISAASIGLWDWNLQTGTLTGDRRWRDLQGLPPAAGDASPVHWTAGMAPADIEAVTTELARHTAHPATPFDATWQIALPQGLGRWVRNLGKIVDHDEAGRPQRMLGVGIDVSSQRMQEELLQKLAHFDALTGLPNRVLLATRLQQVMAQARERGRLLGVAYLDLDGFKPVNDRLGHDAGDRLLVIVAGRLTRALRPVDCVARLGGDEFVILLPDLATRADGERLLRRVMESVAAPYTLGAERVAVTVTASVGYTIYPDDDADADALLRHADQAMYAAKQSGRNRFHAFDAAQERALQSHREQGEKVREAIAAGEFALFLQPKVDMRLGTVVGAEALARWHHPQRGTLSPGAFLHLMDGTDLETVFGEWVVDTALDCIAALLRAGLRLPVSINISAQHLQREGFANWLAGRLAQRPDVPASLLDMEITESAALYDIGHVALQLQQLRDLGVTVSLDDFGTGYSSLTYLRRLPMDTLKLDQSFVHGMMTDSGDLAIVQGVIGLARSFGYSIVAEGVETVEQGQMLQQMGCALAQGYCIARPMPADELPQWLAQWQAPEGWQPRRGL is encoded by the coding sequence GTGCCATGGGCCGCCAAGGTGTTCTCCCTTCGGCGCCGCACGATGGGCTATGAAATCTTCTTCCTCGGCGGACTGCACCTTCTGCTGATCGCGGTGCTGGCGCTGTTGCCCGGCGCCGAACTGCTGCAGCCGTCGCGGCGCACGCGGGTGCAGGCCGGGCTGGCCGGGGGGCTGGCCTCGGTGCTGATCATGGTGTTCACCTGGGCGTTCGACCCCCTGTATGCCGAATTGCCCCACCCCACGGTGACGGCCGTGTGCACGGTGATGTTCGGCCCGCTGGCCGGGGCGCTGGCGGCCGGGGTCACCGCCGTCGGCTTCTGGGGGCTGTCGGCCGGGCCACTGCCTGCCGGGCTGGGCGCGATCGGCGCCGTGTTCGCCATCGGCCTGCTGTGGCGCGGGGCAAGGCAGGCGACGGGCCTGAACCTGTGGGTGGTGATCGTCGCCGTGGCCGCCTGTCTGCCGCCGTGCATGCTGTTCTGGCGCGAAGGGCTGGCGGGCTTCCTGCCGGAGGGCGACCTGATGCCCTGGCTGCAGCAGCTGCCCTGGCGCTATGGCATGGGCTTTTTGATCCTTGGCGGTGGCACGCAGCTGTTGTGCAGCCGGGCCCGGGCCCTGCAGACGCTGCGCCAGCAGGAGCAGGAGCTGCTCATGGCCCTGGATGCCACCGGGGGCGGCCGCTGGGAGTGGGATGTGCCCCAGCGCCGGTTTTCTTACCGCGGCAGCTTCTACCAGGCCTTCGGGCTGGAAGACCGCGACATCCGCCGTGGCGCTAGCACAGCGGCGCGGGATGCGAGCGACTGGCAGCGCTGGAACGAGCGCCGCCACCCGGACGACGCCGCCCGCCTGGCCACCTACCTGCAGCGCACCATGGAGGGGCACGAAGACAGTTTCAATGCCGAATTCCGCATGCAGGACATCCATGGCCGCTGGCGCTGGGTGATCGCCCGGGGCCAGGTGGCCGAGCGCGATGCACACGGCCAGCCGTTGCGCCTGGTGGGCATGGACCTCGATGTGACTTCGCTGCACGAGATGCAGGAGGCGCTGCGGCTGTCGGAGGTCAAGTACACCACCATCTACCAGATGCTGCCCGATCCCGCCGGGGTGACGCGCCTGTCCGACGGTTGCTACCTGGACGTGAACGAGGCCTTCACCGAGCTGCTGGGCTACACCCGCGAACAGGCCGTGGGCCGCACCTCGATCGAGCTCGACATCTGGGCCCATCCCGAGCAGCGTGCGCAGATGGTGGCGCTGCACCGCCGCGACGGCTACGTGGACCGCATGCCCATGGTGGCGCAGCGGGGCAACCGGCCCATTCCCGGGCTGATGTCGGCGCGGCCCGTGACGGTCTCGGGCCAGGAATGCATCGTCTTCGTGTTCCACGACATGACGGCCGAGGAGCGCAGCCGCGCTCAGTTGATGGACGCCAACCGCCTGCTGCAGCAGGCCGGCCGCATGGCCCGCATGGGCGCGTGGGAGCACATCGTCGGGGAGGGGCTGGTGTACTGGTCCGATGTCTCGTACGCCATCCACGGCCTGCCGCCCGACGCGCCGCTGCCGCGCACCGACTACCTGGAGCGGTTCGTGGTGCCGCAGTTCCGCGAGGCCCTGCGCGAGCGCTTTCGGCAATGCGTCGTGGATCAGGCCGAATGGAGCATGCAGGTGCAGATCCAGCGGGCCGACGACGGCCGGCACATCTGGGTGACCGCCAGCGCCGAGCCCGTGCTGGAAAACGGACACGTCACCCGCGTGCGGGGCGTGATCCAGGACATCGATGAATCCCGGCGCGCCACCGAGCGGCTGAGCCAGTCGGAGGACCGCTTCGCCCGCGTGTTCCGCCTCATGCCATACCCCATGGGCCTGTCGCGCCGCGCCGACGGCGCCTACATCGACGTCAACCCCGCCTGGGAGGCGATGCTGGGCATTCCCCGGGACGAGGTCATCGGCCGCACCGCCATCGAGCTGGGCATCTTCACGCCCGAGGAGCGCGCCGCGCTGCTGGAATCCGTTCAGGACCGCACCGCCATCAACGGCCTGGAGATCACGGTGCACACGCGCCACGACGGCTCGCGCACGGTGCTGCAATCCATGCATGCCACCGAGATCGACGGCGTGCCGGCCTGGCTGTTCTCGGTGCACGACATCACCGAACGCAAGCGCATGGAAGACCAGGTGCGCGAGCGCGAGGCGCTGCTGTCGCTCACCATTTCGGCCGCCTCCATCGGCCTGTGGGACTGGAACCTGCAGACCGGCACGCTCACCGGCGACCGCCGCTGGCGCGACCTGCAGGGCCTGCCGCCCGCCGCGGGCGACGCCTCGCCCGTGCACTGGACCGCCGGCATGGCGCCAGCCGACATCGAGGCCGTGACCACCGAACTGGCGCGCCATACCGCCCATCCCGCCACGCCGTTCGACGCCACCTGGCAGATCGCGCTGCCCCAGGGGCTCGGCCGCTGGGTGCGCAACCTGGGCAAGATCGTGGACCACGACGAAGCCGGCCGGCCGCAGCGCATGCTGGGCGTGGGCATCGACGTGAGCAGCCAGCGCATGCAGGAAGAACTGCTGCAGAAGCTCGCCCATTTCGATGCGCTCACCGGCCTGCCCAACCGGGTGCTGCTGGCCACGCGGCTGCAGCAGGTCATGGCGCAGGCGCGCGAGCGGGGCCGGCTGCTGGGCGTGGCCTACCTCGACCTGGACGGCTTCAAGCCGGTGAACGACCGGCTCGGCCACGATGCGGGCGACCGGCTGCTGGTGATCGTGGCCGGCCGCCTCACGCGGGCGCTGCGCCCTGTGGATTGCGTGGCGCGGCTGGGCGGCGACGAATTCGTCATCCTGCTGCCCGACCTCGCGACCCGCGCCGACGGCGAGCGCCTGCTGCGCCGGGTGATGGAAAGCGTGGCCGCGCCCTACACCCTGGGCGCCGAGCGCGTGGCGGTGACGGTGACGGCCAGCGTGGGCTACACCATCTACCCCGACGACGACGCGGACGCCGATGCCCTGCTGCGCCATGCCGATCAGGCCATGTACGCGGCCAAGCAGTCCGGGCGCAACCGCTTCCACGCCTTCGACGCCGCGCAGGAGCGCGCGTTGCAAAGCCACCGCGAACAGGGCGAGAAGGTGCGCGAGGCCATCGCGGCGGGCGAATTCGCCCTCTTCCTGCAGCCCAAGGTGGACATGCGCCTGGGCACGGTGGTGGGCGCCGAGGCCCTGGCGCGCTGGCACCACCCGCAGCGCGGCACCCTGTCGCCCGGTGCCTTCCTGCACCTGATGGACGGCACCGACCTGGAGACGGTCTTCGGCGAATGGGTGGTGGACACGGCGCTGGACTGCATCGCCGCCCTGCTGCGCGCCGGCCTGCGCCTGCCGGTGAGTATCAACATCTCGGCCCAGCACCTGCAGCGCGAAGGCTTTGCCAACTGGCTGGCCGGGCGCTTGGCGCAGCGGCCCGACGTGCCCGCGAGCCTGCTGGACATGGAGATCACCGAAAGCGCGGCGCTCTACGACATCGGCCACGTCGCGCTGCAGCTGCAGCAGTTGCGCGACCTGGGGGTGACGGTGTCGCTGGACGACTTCGGCACGGGGTATTCGTCGCTCACCTACCTGCGCCGCCTGCCCATGGACACGCTCAAGCTCGACCAGAGCTTCGTGCACGGGATGATGACCGACTCGGGCGACCTGGCCATCGTGCAGGGCGTGATCGGCCTGGCGCGGTCGTTCGGCTACTCCATCGTCGCCGAGGGCGTGGAAACCGTGGAGCAAGGGCAGATGCTGCAGCAGATGGGATGCGCGCTGGCACAGGGCTACTGCATCGCCCGGCCCATGCCGGCGGATGAACTGCCGCAGTGGCTGGCGCAATGGCAGGCGCCCGAAGGCTGGCAGCCGCGCCGCGGGCTTTGA
- a CDS encoding tripartite tricarboxylate transporter substrate binding protein, with amino-acid sequence MPTPFARRCARAISLFLALACPLAPAWAGFPDKPLKLVVPFAPGGGTDLIARTLGAEMSKDLGQPVIIENKPGAGTMIGTDNVAKSPPDGYVAVVASFAHAINPALQPKLPYGSNKAFQPVILIGRGPNVLVVRPESPYKTVAEVVAAAKAHPGKLTYASQGAGTSAHLAGEMFGNLAKVSLTHIPYRGAGPALTDLLGGQVDMMFATAAAVSTFVDTGKLRALGVTTAQPSDAFKGVPTVAATVPGYRVESWYGLYVPAGTPAPVVERLNAAAQKAARSPDFVRKLEHEGLVINAGPPAELDTYVQAEEQRWARIIQENSIKPD; translated from the coding sequence ATGCCCACCCCCTTCGCTCGCCGATGCGCGAGAGCGATTTCCCTCTTTCTCGCACTGGCCTGTCCGCTCGCCCCGGCCTGGGCCGGGTTTCCGGACAAACCCCTCAAGCTCGTCGTGCCCTTCGCCCCCGGGGGCGGCACCGACCTGATCGCGCGCACGCTGGGCGCGGAAATGTCCAAGGACCTGGGCCAGCCGGTCATCATCGAAAACAAGCCCGGCGCCGGCACCATGATCGGCACGGACAACGTGGCCAAGAGCCCGCCGGACGGCTACGTGGCCGTGGTGGCGTCCTTCGCGCATGCCATCAATCCGGCGCTGCAGCCCAAGCTGCCCTACGGCAGCAACAAGGCGTTCCAGCCGGTCATCCTGATCGGGCGCGGGCCCAACGTGCTGGTGGTGCGGCCCGAGAGCCCGTACAAGACCGTGGCCGAGGTGGTGGCCGCCGCCAAGGCCCATCCGGGCAAGCTCACTTACGCATCGCAGGGTGCGGGCACCTCCGCGCACCTGGCCGGCGAAATGTTCGGCAACCTCGCCAAGGTCTCGCTCACGCACATCCCCTACCGTGGCGCGGGCCCGGCGCTGACCGACCTGCTGGGCGGGCAGGTGGACATGATGTTCGCCACCGCTGCGGCGGTGTCCACCTTCGTGGACACCGGCAAGCTGCGCGCCCTGGGCGTGACGACCGCGCAGCCCTCCGACGCCTTCAAGGGCGTCCCGACCGTCGCGGCCACGGTGCCGGGCTATCGGGTGGAGAGCTGGTACGGCCTTTATGTGCCGGCCGGCACGCCCGCACCGGTGGTCGAACGGCTCAACGCGGCGGCGCAGAAGGCGGCCCGCTCGCCCGACTTCGTTCGCAAGCTCGAACACGAAGGCCTGGTGATCAACGCCGGCCCCCCGGCGGAGCTGGACACCTACGTGCAGGCCGAGGAGCAGCGCTGGGCCCGGATCATCCAGGAAAACAGCATCAAGCCCGACTGA
- a CDS encoding enoyl-CoA hydratase/isomerase family protein produces the protein MRYTLIELHTTDAVATVTLNRPDKRNAMSDDMRTEFIDALEKVAADRSIRALVLTGAGKGFCAGGDIAGMQRRMNAPAGEVGFNGWQRQQRVHQTQALLHTMPKPVIAAVNGAASGLGADTALACDFILASEWASFTWSYVLRGIVPDGGGMYFLPRRVGLSQAKQLIFTGRKVDADEALALGIVDRRTTAASLLADAQAWARELGSASPTAIALTKTILNQSFERTSHDVFAQGSQAQGICYTSSEHRAAVESFLARSAATE, from the coding sequence ATGCGCTACACCCTGATCGAACTGCACACCACCGACGCGGTGGCCACCGTCACGCTCAACCGCCCCGACAAGCGCAACGCCATGAGCGACGACATGCGAACGGAGTTCATCGACGCGCTCGAAAAGGTGGCTGCGGACCGCAGCATCCGCGCGCTCGTCCTCACGGGCGCGGGCAAGGGCTTTTGCGCGGGCGGAGACATCGCCGGCATGCAGCGGCGCATGAACGCACCGGCGGGCGAGGTCGGCTTCAACGGCTGGCAGCGCCAGCAGCGCGTGCACCAGACGCAGGCGCTGCTGCACACCATGCCCAAGCCGGTGATCGCCGCCGTCAACGGCGCGGCCTCGGGCCTGGGCGCCGACACGGCGCTCGCCTGCGACTTCATCCTGGCCAGCGAATGGGCCAGCTTCACCTGGAGCTACGTGCTGCGCGGCATCGTGCCGGACGGGGGCGGCATGTACTTCCTGCCGCGCCGGGTCGGCCTCTCGCAGGCCAAGCAGCTCATCTTCACCGGGCGCAAAGTGGACGCCGACGAGGCCCTGGCCCTGGGCATCGTGGACCGCCGGACCACGGCCGCCTCGCTGCTGGCCGACGCGCAGGCGTGGGCCAGGGAGCTGGGCAGCGCGTCGCCCACCGCGATCGCGCTCACCAAGACGATCCTCAACCAGAGCTTCGAGCGGACCTCGCACGACGTGTTCGCGCAGGGCAGCCAGGCGCAGGGTATCTGCTACACGAGCAGCGAGCACCGCGCCGCCGTGGAGTCGTTCCTGGCCCGTTCGGCCGCCACGGAGTGA
- a CDS encoding MmgE/PrpD family protein — protein sequence MHATEVFGQYARAFQHTTLPDPVIHHAKRAVIDWHASLFPGLATAPLAQLEQVLADDLDRGPARLGNGRAATAQAAALYNGAAAHAAEVDDSFREAMYHPGAATIAAALAAGQQAGASGLVFLRALVLGYEVSTRIGVVMGRPHYRFWHNTGTVGAFGAAAAASGVLQLDAAPFAHALATAATFASGLQQAFRMDSMSKPLHAGRAAEAGLLAAQLAGQRVTGSLDVLDGEAGLGRAMSDGPDWSHAGDTLGRDFHITRLTFKNHIGCGHTFAAIDGALALRAAHKLQPADIRHVQVATYGPALDIACYENPQTENEARFSLRFVVATALVHGSVRLAAYTPERLADPALRAMVGRIGAVVDPEIDAAFPGRRSARVEIETHDGRRLVWLQPDRKGDPELPLSDEELEGKFLELAAPVIGAGRAQRLLGHLWALDRAPDLHGLAA from the coding sequence ATGCATGCCACCGAAGTCTTCGGGCAATATGCCCGCGCGTTCCAACACACCACCCTGCCCGATCCGGTGATCCACCACGCCAAGCGCGCCGTCATCGACTGGCATGCCTCGCTGTTTCCGGGCCTGGCCACCGCGCCGCTGGCCCAGCTGGAACAGGTGCTGGCCGACGACCTGGACCGCGGCCCCGCCCGCCTGGGCAACGGCCGCGCCGCCACGGCCCAGGCGGCGGCGCTGTACAACGGCGCGGCAGCGCACGCGGCCGAGGTGGACGACAGTTTTCGCGAGGCCATGTACCACCCCGGCGCGGCCACCATCGCTGCGGCCCTCGCAGCCGGCCAGCAGGCCGGCGCCAGCGGGCTGGTGTTCCTGCGCGCCCTAGTGCTGGGCTATGAGGTCTCGACCCGCATCGGTGTGGTCATGGGCCGGCCGCACTACCGCTTCTGGCACAACACCGGGACCGTGGGCGCCTTCGGCGCCGCGGCGGCGGCCAGCGGGGTGCTGCAGTTGGACGCCGCCCCCTTCGCCCATGCGCTGGCCACGGCGGCCACCTTCGCCTCAGGCCTGCAGCAGGCATTCCGGATGGACTCGATGTCCAAGCCGTTGCACGCCGGCCGCGCGGCCGAGGCCGGCCTGCTGGCCGCGCAACTGGCCGGCCAGCGCGTGACCGGCTCGCTGGACGTGCTGGATGGCGAGGCGGGCCTGGGCCGCGCCATGAGCGACGGCCCGGACTGGTCGCACGCCGGCGACACCCTGGGGCGCGACTTCCACATCACGCGCCTGACGTTCAAGAACCACATCGGCTGCGGGCACACGTTTGCGGCCATCGACGGCGCACTGGCGCTGCGCGCAGCGCACAAGCTGCAGCCGGCCGACATCCGCCACGTGCAGGTCGCCACCTATGGCCCGGCGCTTGACATCGCCTGCTACGAAAACCCGCAAACCGAAAACGAGGCCCGGTTCAGCCTGCGCTTCGTCGTGGCCACCGCCCTGGTGCACGGCAGCGTGCGCCTGGCCGCCTACACGCCCGAGCGGCTGGCCGACCCGGCGCTGCGGGCCATGGTGGGCCGCATCGGCGCGGTGGTCGATCCCGAAATCGACGCCGCCTTTCCGGGCCGGCGGTCCGCCCGCGTGGAGATCGAAACCCACGATGGCCGCCGCCTGGTGTGGCTGCAGCCGGACCGCAAGGGCGACCCCGAACTGCCGCTGTCGGACGAAGAGCTGGAGGGCAAATTCCTGGAACTGGCAGCGCCGGTCATCGGTGCGGGGCGCGCACAGCGCCTGCTCGGCCACCTCTGGGCGCTGGACCGGGCGCCGGACCTGCACGGCCTCGCGGCCTGA
- a CDS encoding IclR family transcriptional regulator, protein MTRSAILPDLPGQSPSNRSLERGIEILRAFRPGSELLGNGDLVERTGLSKATVSRLTQTLVGAGMLQWDPARRAYRLAPAVLSLAHSMRTGSRVLSAAAPLMRALAESRRINVGLAAPDRDEMVYLESIRYNRRIVLRHVVSGQRVPMELTSLGRAYLAVAPAPQRTALLEVFKARRRGQWKAIEREIDDARASVHARNFCAAAWQPEVVALATPLATADAIYVLNCSVSTGDPLEAVVGELHAPLLALRADIVRALQAQAAQEA, encoded by the coding sequence ATGACCCGTTCCGCCATCCTCCCGGACCTGCCCGGGCAGTCGCCCTCCAACCGCTCGCTGGAGCGGGGCATCGAGATTCTTCGCGCCTTCCGCCCGGGCTCGGAGCTGCTCGGCAACGGAGACCTGGTGGAGCGCACCGGCCTGTCCAAGGCCACGGTGAGCCGGCTGACGCAGACGCTGGTGGGCGCGGGCATGCTGCAGTGGGACCCGGCGCGGCGCGCCTACCGGCTGGCGCCCGCGGTGCTGAGCCTGGCGCATTCGATGCGCACCGGCTCGCGGGTGCTCTCGGCCGCCGCGCCGCTGATGCGGGCCCTGGCCGAATCGCGGCGCATCAACGTCGGCCTGGCCGCGCCGGACCGCGACGAGATGGTGTACCTCGAATCCATCCGGTACAACCGGCGGATCGTGCTGCGGCATGTCGTGTCCGGCCAGCGCGTGCCCATGGAGCTGACGTCGCTGGGCCGCGCCTACCTGGCCGTGGCGCCGGCCCCGCAGCGCACGGCGCTGCTGGAGGTGTTCAAGGCGCGCCGGCGGGGCCAGTGGAAAGCGATCGAGCGGGAGATCGACGACGCCCGGGCCAGCGTCCACGCGCGGAACTTCTGCGCCGCGGCGTGGCAGCCCGAGGTCGTGGCGCTGGCCACGCCGCTGGCCACCGCCGATGCCATCTACGTGCTCAACTGCAGCGTCTCGACCGGCGACCCGCTGGAGGCGGTGGTGGGCGAGCTGCACGCGCCCCTGCTGGCCCTGCGCGCCGACATCGTCCGGGCGCTGCAGGCGCAGGCCGCGCAGGAGGCGTGA